TTTTACTTACTCCAGAACATTATTCAGAGCTTCGACCAATTGTGCAGCAGAAAAAGGCTTAACAATATATTCATTCACGCCAGCATCTTTCGCCAAATTCACTTTTTGAGCAGTTCCCTCAGTTGTAATCATAATGATCGGAACCAGTTGGTCACCTGTACGCCCCCAGGCCTGCTCACGAGAACGAATCTCACGCACAAAATCCAGTCCATTGATTCCTGGCATATTCCAGTCACTCATAACCACACCCATGGAGTCATCAAATAACTCCAAACCATTTTCACCACTGGTGGCTTCAATAATAGTCGCATCTTCATAGGGACTTCCTGTCAAATGGCGTTTGATCATTTTTCTGGCGACCACCGCATCATCTACAACTAAAATTTTTAAAGACATAGACACTCCTCATTCTTTACTCAATAATCATGATTTACTCTTTTAATTCACTCAAGTCGCAAGCCGATAACAATTCACATTCAGAGAGGTTTCTACCCGCTCAAAAGCAGAATCTATCAGCAATGTAGTTTCTGCACTACCTAGAATCAAATAACCATCAGGTTTTAATACTTTGCGAACATTTTCAAGAATTTTCTTTTTAACATCTAAATCGAAATAAATCAGTACATTTCTTAAAAAGATAATATCCATTTTTGGTAAAAATGGCCACGTCTGAATCAAATTCAATTCCTGAAACTTTACCATATTTTTGATTTCAGGTTTAAGCTGCCAGCGCGTATCTTTTTGCTCAAAATAGCGAATCAAAAGTTGAATTGGCAAACCACGGTTTACTTCAAATTGATTATAAACAGCTTCACGCGCATATTCTAAACATGTAAAAGAGATATCAGAGGCCAGAATCTGAAGATTCCACTGATTGACGAGTTGAGGAAAATGTTGATGAATCAACATGGCAATACTATAGGGCTCTTGCCCGGTTGAAGAAGCAGCCGACCAAATATTGAGTTCACGTGACGAAGCTCGGTTTTGAAGAAGTTCTGGCAATAAGTGTTTCTGTAATAATTCAAAGGGTTTGTGATCTCTAAAAAACAGGGTTTCGTTGGTCGTCATCGCATCCACGACCTTTTTTACAAGGTCGGGTTCTGACCGTTTTGAGAGGTGTCCAATCAAAGAGTGAATCGAAGAAAAACCTTCATTATCCGCCAAGATACCCAATCTTAAATCGACCAGATACTCTTTGCCATT
The bacterium (Candidatus Blackallbacteria) CG13_big_fil_rev_8_21_14_2_50_49_14 DNA segment above includes these coding regions:
- a CDS encoding two-component system response regulator, whose translation is MSLKILVVDDAVVARKMIKRHLTGSPYEDATIIEATSGENGLELFDDSMGVVMSDWNMPGINGLDFVREIRSREQAWGRTGDQLVPIIMITTEGTAQKVNLAKDAGVNEYIVKPFSAAQLVEALNNVLE
- a CDS encoding chemotaxis protein CheR, which codes for MTLSSSEFDYIRHLLKNECAIVLENGKEYLVDLRLGILADNEGFSSIHSLIGHLSKRSEPDLVKKVVDAMTTNETLFFRDHKPFELLQKHLLPELLQNRASSRELNIWSAASSTGQEPYSIAMLIHQHFPQLVNQWNLQILASDISFTCLEYAREAVYNQFEVNRGLPIQLLIRYFEQKDTRWQLKPEIKNMVKFQELNLIQTWPFLPKMDIIFLRNVLIYFDLDVKKKILENVRKVLKPDGYLILGSAETTLLIDSAFERVETSLNVNCYRLAT